From Aquarana catesbeiana isolate 2022-GZ linkage group LG05, ASM4218655v1, whole genome shotgun sequence:
catacaaataattcttccccccaagtacgagacaaggctctgtacggagggtcaaacaggaatcagactctttattagaaccaaaattacaagtctttatatacagttaaagaggaggttcctacctcctgctcatattactctaacaatacaactgtaaccagaaacctaattaacatgagctagtttactaaatcatttacccagactaggtgactcagagacatgacctttaggacagattTGTGGTcatcgagcttcacacattagtataaacacaggacaccttctcacaatagcagaagctaattacaattaacaatacaaacagtgatctctccccctcctcagcctagtaggcaacaaactatagtatgaggtgactgtccggctcctactcagttctggaggccaatgtgatcagctctctcaactaacatgttgagttcagaatcaaacaaaccaagaatagtctttatatatatcctgggagatattgtggataaatattactgtcccattttaagtagtccaatcatattctcagggttcattcttttcttggtcaccctgctcccaacagtgactcccgtcacatgtttactcacttttgttgccagcggtttagacattaatggctgtgtattgagaaTTTttatggggacagcaaatttacactgttatacaagctgtacactcacttctttacattgtagcaaagtgtaatttcttcagtgttgtcacatgaaaagatataatgaaatatttacaaaaatgtgaggggtgtactcacttttgtgagatactgtaaatacttatttggctctatctagtggccataatgcaatattttcctgATTTACTCTATTTCATATGAGTAATAACATGAGACCTGGAGAAAAAATAGTCTAATAACATCCATTTTTTACCCCATTTGCACAGAAAAAAGATGCAGTTTCACAGGATTACTAGCTCTgtaatttttttataaacaaaccTCTAACATTCCCTCAAATTAAATTgaaataggctcaattcacaaagctaaagcACCAGAATAGATAtccttatatatataaaaaaaaaaaaaagtgaattatttcCAGTTGAGTCCAATGAAATGCGAAAATTTCAGTCGATAGCTGTGTTTTAGTTTGGAGTTAAAGCAAAACAAATGGTAAATACAAACAGGCAGACGCACgttatctcttctgcaataaatttACTTACCTGCCTGTTTACAATCCTCTTCATATGTACACATGTACGCATATGCACCTCAGTATAATTTCCAGCATGGTGCCAGTGTTTCGGGATGAATGATTCCCGAGCATGCACAGGAACGACATCATCCTGtaccagccaatcaagatggctgaagatggGCACCATCAAAAAACCAGGGAGAAATGCATGCATTGGACCTTTGGAGCAGAGGTAAGTATTCCTAACTTCAGTTCTGCTTTTAAACTTTGTGAATTGAGCTGTTTTAGGAAAACATAATTATGGTCAGAAAATATTTTATTCAAGCTTATTTGGTTGATATTATTATTTGTAAAATAGTACACTGCCAACAGAATTTGTAACTCTTAAAACAGCACAACTTTTAAAGCAGGTGCATCTAATTAATTTAGTATCTCTTTAGCTTTCAGTCTAATGACATTATTGGGCCCTTTTGTGCTTTTTACTTTAGAGCCTAATACTGATTTTTCATCACTGATAAATACTTCCAGTAAATTTGCTTAAAAGTAACAGTAAGCAATTGCAATCTGTGGGCAAAGATACATTTATACAAttctatatttttaatatatacatgAAAAGGTGTGGTATTTTAGGTTTTATACATTGCCAGAAAATGTTTTGAATATGTACAATAGTGAACACTACATTGCTGCCTGTCCAAATCAAAAATGAATACACGATTTTAAAAGCTGAAGCGATAAATAAGCATATAGTATACAATTTTTGTTATGGTACTGTCAGTTTTACACAGAAGTTGGAATTATTTAGCTCATGGAAATGAAgggataggaatctgcaacagacATTGCTAGAAAAAGAAAACTGCCAAAACTATCCAGGAATCATTTAGTAGttacactaaggcctcatgcagacTGGACGTTTTTATCATGGCTGCTATGGGGGTCTATATGTTggcccatgtgtccatgcacacaaaggcGTTTAGAGGAAGAAAAACCCCCCACAGCCAGCACGTCCAGGAGGAGTGGTGTTTTGGCAGAAAATCGATTTATGTGTGTAAACACGCATTGACACTAGGCATGTTTAACGCTTGAGCATTAGttaatttcaatgaccagaataaaggattattctggccattgaaattaagtATTGCTCAAGCGTTTGACAAGCCTAAACTAAACATGTTACATGCGTTTACAAGCTTCAAGCGTTTtgttctgccaaaacgctgctgccaggaggaaaggtttCTAGGAGAGATagcaaaatgcccagtgtgcatgaggcttaaagaTAAGAAGACCACTTAGGTTACCTCCAGATTCTGCATCTGAGCAGGCCTAGAATTGTACTCCTTGCCCTGCTAAGCCAACTGTCTTGTGCCACTTCTTCCTACTCAGTCTACTGACTATTTCGTTTAAATCTAACACGATCAGATGACACAGGCACATTGAAGAAGGGGgctaaaaaaactgttttcttaCTGCTCTGGTACACCTATaatgtttaaagggttagttcaattttacaaaaaaactgcctatgcagttattcaactttagtcagagctgcacaaatTGTTTTGTATCTACAAACTTCCCTTATCTTCCTGGGCACctattttttgtaaaggtgaactaaccctttaacaagAGAAAAAGAAACTGTCAACCTATTCTACTAGCAATTTGGTTCTAGATATATGGACCCAAAGTGTTCAAACTGTAAAAACACAGAACATGAGTCTACCAACAAAGATGTGATACTGTGCAGAAATAGCAAACATGCAGGGGCATACAGGATGTCAGTCTGGAACCTTTTATTGCATGTAAGAATGCATTATTGACATTTAGTAATATGTGGGTGACAATGTGCAACCCCCTGACAGCGATATTCCCCATAGTCATGACCTAAGTTGGGTATGAAGTAATCCGACCCTACTCCTAGATGGATCTACTCCCTGTCTAATAGGTATGTGCTGTGCAACATCCAATTGTGAGACTACAAAGGGCATCCTTGAGCATGCAGGGGATACACACGTATCCTGTACCTCACTTCTATCAACAAGACCTTTGTAAGCAGTGGAGTGTCACCAGCTATGTCTGGATAGAAACCAAAAACTGTGAGAGTAGAATGTGCCCTTGTATGCATTTCAGGGCCTTTATTTTAGCTGAAGCTTAGCTCTGATAAAGTTGAAATTTCACTTTAAAGGTTATTCCATCTTAGGGTGACAGCTGCTCTATTAACTTGTACAAGCTCTAATAAAAATACTTTGGGTTTCATGTATTTAAACTAGGGGGAAATGGCTATGGTCTCTATTTTAACCAGATGAACACTTCTAATTTGATAACTTTGCTACCCAATAATTATCAGCTGGCATTAATCTGGCAGCTTTCTTTCAGTATGAGGCCTACTGTCCTTATTTCCTTGCCTTCTTCTGTGCTTTTTGGGCATATGGTTACATAGtcaaacagaaatatatatatatatatatatatatatatatatatatatatatttgctctgGATATAAAAGAATACTTCAAAGAGAGCATAGTTGAGTTGTCTACTGGCACCATGGAGCTAAACAAATTCGTCAGACTCTATGTATTATTAGGTAAGATATACAAACTAAACATGATTCATTTGGTAACAGCAATAGGAACATATGTACAAGCCAATAAAGCATTCTAAAAGTAGAAATACTATTGTCTATGTCATATGGGTAAAATAAAATGAGAGGTTAACAACATTGGTGGTTTCCAATTGTCCATAGACTTCCTGTAACATATTCGATGTATTCACTTTGGCATGAACAAACATAAACTATGACAAAATTCTCTAGTTTGCTTAGTACAAATGTCCTTTAAAAGATTTCCAAAAACATGGATGCTCTAAAATGTGGCATCACGGTGTTACagtaaaaattgtatataaaaaaaacatgcatcctctgtgggaaaaaaagtagtTACATTACTGGCTCTTGTAGATACTATGTCCCCTTTTATTTCTGTGGATGGGCGTAGATTAACATCTGTATGCCATTCTGTTGTTCTTATATGCTGTGCTTAATTTTTCTTCCCTACAATTCTGGTGAAATCTGTGCATTATTGGCTGCTGAAAGAGCTAGGTACGGCTCAACCCATGTTAAAACGATGCTCTCCTCGGGTTATGTGTGATGAAAATTCATACCTGTCCTGGCTCTGATAACCACACATGTTGCATTCAAATGGGTCACGGAAGCCATGACAACCCATGTGGATAGTGTACATCACATGATCCAAGAAAAGAACTCGGCAGTGCTCACATTTGTGAATTTTTAGTGGCTCTCCATTGCTACTGATCACTTTAAAAGCATCTTGTGAATTGTCACTGGCAGCCCTAAACATATCAAATGGCTTGTTTTCTTTTAGAGACAGCCCATTTCTGGGATGAGGGGTCATGTGATTTGTGAGATAAATAAGGCCTCCCCTGTCCTCATTGTTGCTTTCAGTGTCTGTGGAGTCTTGGCAACTATTGCTTGGTGATACCTCCTTTTCAGAAGAGACGGATTTAACCTGGGAAAGCAGCAGTAAATTTTCCACTGCACTTTCATGGGCTGCTTGGTTGGGATGAGAGGCAATGTCAGAGTGAGGCTTGTGTAGGGCATACATTGTGTTTATGGCTGGAACAACTTCAGGACCACCTGGAGGGGTCTGCACCAGAGTACGCAAAGATTCTGCTCCCAGATATGTAATAGCATTGTTGATTGCCTGATCCATGACATGTGTCTGCATCATGTCACTCTCCTTCTCATAATTAGAAGTACCATCAAATGGGAGATCTGTCAACCGCTTCTCCCctatgagaaaaacaaaaaaaaattaaattatatatatgttttaatacatttgcagaGATATAAATAACATCCTAGAAACGGTGCTGTTCTATCCTTTCATGAAACTTGTCTAGTCATCCATTTGACTTTCCTTGCCCTTGTATTTAACCTATCCTATATATCACACCTTTCTATCTTTATACATGAtacacaaaaatatttattttagggGATATAGGCAggttgcttttttttatatataacaataCTACTGTCATGGTGTTGAgtataattaattaaaaataaaaacaggacaATTAAGAAGATCTTAAAAATAACCTTAGAGAGTTCAGATTAATTAAACAAACTGAAGTAAGATGGATTGCGCTCCTTGACACTTTAATGCCTAAAGATTTGAATAGGCActaaaatttgcatcttttttttataGGATACATATTGGTTATTCTGTGTTTAcacattgtgtttatttttttgtgtaatatttaggcctggtttacactgaTGTGATTTCAGATGCGTTCCAGAATGCATGGAACCGCATGCCAAAGGAAATAACATGATTTTCTATGGAGGCAGTTCACATATATGCTGGCTAAATATGATGCAATttttaaaagggtcctgtgcatctttggagtggtgcaGTGCGATTTTGAGTTCCATATAGTTGACTGGAAACTGCATGCAAAAAGCATATCTGTTTATAGACAATGCGATTCAAGTGCAATTTGTAAACGTCTGTGCTGTGTTTCTGACCTGCAttcgagatagagagagagatcccAGGTCAAAAAATCCAAATTGCAGCCACATGTAAAACAGTTGAATCACAGCTGAACTTGCATCAAGTCGCATTGGACGTGATCCTTGAAATCAAACTAGAAAACTCATTCAAATctcaccacatcagtgtgaacctagccttaggtgcAGATGGAAAGTGACGGTAACATTGTAGTATCTCTTAGGAATTGTTAGCTGGTTCAAATAAGCAATGCCTGAATGAATGCATGTCAGCTGCTTCTTTTTCCCAGTCAATTGAGGATATGATTTCAACACATGTATGTAATATGCTGTTTTATGCTTCTTGCACCTGTTGAAAGACCCTTGGGGGGGGGTCCCAAACTGTTGTACGGATGAAAGGATTATGCAGATTGAAAATAAAGGATAAAGTGCTGCAGACTGGACTTTGCTTTCTTATATACAAGCAAGCCTGGGCTGGCACTATATTTGCTGTGCACCTACAATATCTGCACCTGCTGGATGCTGCCTGCAATATCTGGAACTTAAAAAAATGATATGATACATCAACTTTGGTGAACAATTTAAACACAACTGAATGACTTACATTAGGGAAGATATCACCCCTCATCAAACAGCTCAGTCTATAGTTTCAATCAGACAAAATCAGTCACTTAGCAGTCTGCTACTGCTATTTCTGTCTACTTAGCAAACCCACTGTTCTTTGAGAATCCTTTGTCATGCATTaaatatttataaaacaaaaaaatgcatacatatAGTAAAACGGCTATAAACAGTTTAGAgacatatatataacaaaaaaacaactaaaataaaactgaataaaaacctgaatagtttttaaaaaattctactgggGTCAGTTTAGATAAACATTTATTGCAGTATGCAAAAATTGTTCATAAACTTTAGTCTTTCCTTAGGTATTTACCACCATGGTATGACCTATGACTCTTAGCTGAAACATCAGATTGCAGAAATAACCATTTAAGACCAGCCCCAAGTTTTTGGTGCATTCTGGGTGAGCATGCATTATGCCAAATACCCTTGTATATTTATGTAGACCTAGATAAATGCATCTTTGAATACATATCTAATAGGCTAAGGGTATATAGGGCTGTTTAGTTGCATGTTACAGATAAAAGGCGGACGGCGGGGCCAGCTCCAGCAGCACACAAAAGACATGAGAGGGAGACAGCCTGCGCTGCAGTCTCCATGACAGCATGATGGTGTAACCTCTCAGCAAGGCACTCAGTTAACAGAGGTGCCTCAACAAGTATCGGTTGGGCAGGCAATACAAGCCCCAGATACCAATGTACTGCTGGAGGATGAGGTTCAACAACATGTGGTACAGCCTCCAGCAGTGGGTGAGTGAAATCAATTATCTGTGTTATCTGGGCTAGTAGGTTCACTGTCCTCTCTTGTTCAATCTCTGTTTAAAGTGTCAGTTCCTGCTGTTTCTCCAACTGCTCTGGTCTCTATGCCAGTTAACCCTTCTGTTAACTCTTCTGCTGCTGATCTGTCTGCTCCTCCTTTCAGTTTAACCTCTCAGTACAGTAATCTGGTGAATGTTGGAAttcaaaattacattttagttCATGTCCCTGATACATGTATGAAAGATGTCATGCCCTGTGAGATGTCTCCATTAGGATATCAGTTAAATGCATCAGTTAAAGACAAAATCTGGAAAGGGGAATATATAGATATTCTTTCTCTCCTGCCTTCTCATAAGGATTTCATGGCTAGACCGGAAAAGAGGGGTTAAGAGAGAGGCGAGGAGGAGAGGCGCAGGCCAATTCTCAGGTCCTTTAATAACTGGCTACAAGCTTTTTGTATTTATTCTGGCATAATGGCAGAGAAGCACCCGGAATGGTGCGGGGGCCTTTTCCAAAATTTGAACCATATTTTAGAAGCATACAAGAACTTTAGTGGCCTGGGTTGGTTTTATTATGACAAGTCCTTCTGTCAAAAATTGTCCATACACCCCTCACTTAGGTGGGGAATGAAGGACGTGGGTCTGTGGCTCAATTTGATATTGCCCCAGAAGCAGGTGGCACCTAGACAAGCCACGGCCAACCATTCCACTGCAGCTTTTAGAAAAGACTGTTGTTTTGCATTTAATGACAGTCAATGCCGTTGGAATACTTCATGCAAATACAGGCATGAATGTTCAATTTGCGCTGGAGCGCATCCAGTGGCGAAATGTTTTAAGCAAAACGCAAATGTAGGTCCTGGTCCAGCACAGAGGGATATTTTTTGCAAAAGCCTGCACtccagtgaggctggaaaacatGCGCCTGCGGCTGTACAGCTACCCAAACAGGGAGAAGGCATGTTTACTCATTGAAGGATTTGCTAATGGCTTTCCGCTGCCTTCTTTTTTGGGAGCTGGGTGTAAAATGGTGGAAAATTTAAAGTCCGTGGATCAGTTTCCCCAGGTGGTAAGGAATAAGTTGTGTAGGGAACTGGTGGAAGGGCGGATTTCAGGGCCTTTTGAGCACCCTCCTTTCTGTAATATTCGTATTTCCCCATTGGGAGTGGTGCGAGAGCCTAATGAATTTTGAATCATACACCATTTGTCCTTTCCAAAAGGTGATTCATCGAACAATGATATCGATGAGGATTTATGTTCAGTTTCTTACGCCACGTTTGAGGAGGCGATTTGTAAACTTAGGTTGTTCGGCCCTGGGGCATTGTTGGCAAAGGCTGACATAAAATCGGCTTTTCGGCTCTTGCCTGTTTCCCTATCGACATTCAATTCTTTAGGTTTTCACTTTGACGGGCAGTATTTTTTGACATGTGTCTCCCAATCGGATGTTCACTGTCTTGCTTTTATTTTGAGGCATTTTCCACATTCCTTCGTTGGGTTCTTTGTGTTCAATCTGGTTCAGATAGCGTAGTTCGCTTGGATGATGTTTGGATCTGTTGTTGGCATTTCAAGCTATGTCTCTGGATTTTGGTGTCCCTCTGGCTGAGGAAAAGACATGCTTCCCCAGCACGATGTTGGAATTTTTGGGCATTGAAATAGATACCTGCAGGATGGAATTTTGTTTGCTGGCGGCAAAATTGAATATATTGAAGTGGTTGATCGCGAGGGTGTTGCAAAAGAAGAAAATACGATTGAAAGAGATGCAATCACTCCTGGGTATCCTGGCGTTCGCATGTAGAATTATGCCAGTTGGCAGAATTTTTTCACGACGGCTCTACCTGGCTATATCCGGTTTGAAATCCCCTCTGGATCACATTAGAATGACTAGTCCTCTTAAAGAGGATTTGATGGTTTGGTCTAGTTTTCTCGACTGTTATAATGGAAAGTCCTTTTTTCAGTCTGATTTTGTAACGGCCCGGGATTTCCGTTTATTCACGGATGCTGCCGGCTCTAGAGGCTTTGGCGCTATCTGGGGAACGCATTGGTGCTGTGCAGCTTGGCCGGAGTCCTGGGTGAGCATGGGGGCTACCAGGAACGTGGTTCTACTAGAATTGTTCTCGATTTTGCTGGCTTTGGAATTGTGGGGATTAGAGTTTGCGAACAGGCGTATTTTGGTGGAATCTGATAACAAAGTCGTACTGTATGTGGTTAATTGTCTCTCGTCCAGTTCTTGCTTGGTGATAAAAGTCTTGCGACAGGTGGTTTTTAGATGCCTCAAATTTAATATTTGGTTGAAAGCTAAGTATACTCCTGGGATATTGAATAATATAGCCAATTCTCTATCTCGGTTTCAGATGGTCCGTTTTTGGCTTTTGCTTCCAGAGGCGGACGCAGAAGGCACCCCGTGCCCGAACCATCTGTGGGAGGTGATCTGAGGGCGGTGATGAATGCTATTAGGGGTTCGTTAGCCCCCaagacttggtccagttactcagCCGCTTGGAGCAGCTGGTTGTCTTTTGCTAGCACTAAAGGTTTTAATTTTAATAGACCATCTGAAGGCACTATTTTGGCTTTCTTGTCCATGTTAATGCGGTGGCCCTTTTTAAATAGCCATGTGATGAAAACGTTGGCTGGTAGGGGGTACAAGAGATAGACTTTTGTCTCAGATGACAGGCGACCAATCTCCCTTGACATCCTCAGGGCCCTTTGCAAGGTTACCAAAGTAGTTTGTTTTTCCTCTTAAGAAGCTTTACTGTTCAAGACAGCCTTTGTGCTCGCTTTTTCGGTGCATGGGAGTTGGTACAGACAAATAAGCAAGGTAATTCAGGGGTTCGGTTTGAGCTGTTGCTGATTGATCACTCGGGTGTTCATAATTGGCTGCAGCATTCAAAAACTGATCAATGTGGCAAGGGCAGATGGGTCAATCTGCAAGGGCAGATGGGTCAATCTGCAGGAGCACGATGATGTATTTATGTGCCCGGTAGCCACAGTTAGACAATTCATGGGGTTTAGGCCTTCCGGAggggttttttttcctcattaatgaaaaCGTTAATTGAATGCCTCTTACCCAGTACCAATGCAGTCTTAAAAAAAGTTTGGAAAGAATGGGATTAAATAACCTCAGGTTTTCCTCCCACTCATTTAGGATAGGCGCAGCCTCTGAGGCGGCCTGGTTGGGATTACCAGAATCTGATATTAAAGAAATGGGGAAGTGGAAGTCCCAATGTTTTAAGTTATATGTTCGTC
This genomic window contains:
- the IKZF1 gene encoding DNA-binding protein Ikaros isoform X9, with the translated sequence MAVWSRPGTADRGCQAGERSAIMLHWNEEVEWKGVGLRGELHPGAPLRGAHGATAGRDWESGLQLGHRRADNQRNMETDEVQDMAQMSGNPPSPTLSDSLDDNDEPMPMPEDLSTNAVSQQNAKNEKSLGERPFQCNQCGASFTQKGNLLRHIKLHSGEKPFKCHLCNYACRRRDALTGHLRTHSVGKPHKCGYCGRSYKQRSSLEEHKERCHNYLQSMGLQNNLYTGEKRLTDLPFDGTSNYEKESDMMQTHVMDQAINNAITYLGAESLRTLVQTPPGGPEVVPAINTMYALHKPHSDIASHPNQAAHESAVENLLLLSQVKSVSSEKEVSPSNSCQDSTDTESNNEDRGGLIYLTNHMTPHPRNGLSLKENKPFDMFRAASDNSQDAFKVISSNGEPLKIHKCEHCRVLFLDHVMYTIHMGCHGFRDPFECNMCGYQSQDRYEFSSHITRGEHRFNMG